One Streptomyces fagopyri DNA window includes the following coding sequences:
- a CDS encoding helix-turn-helix domain-containing protein, whose amino-acid sequence MDVTANGPRPADGNDDDSAAVLRTVGKVIKMWRERAALKQSELGTAIGYSEEQVSSVERGRRAPRRQFLEAADHALGAAGMIAGLAKDVEEARYPKKVRDLAKLEGESVEICAYDNSVVNGLLQTEEYMHTVFGSRRPAFSEEELEQRVAARLARQTIIDREHTLPAFSFVQDEASLLRPIGGRLVLRRQLERLLEVGQLRNVEIQVMPLDREDNAGLGGPFHLLRLKEGATVGHNEVQLISRLISDPREIQILELRYGIIRAQALAPGESLTFIEKALRET is encoded by the coding sequence ATGGACGTCACGGCCAACGGGCCGCGGCCGGCCGACGGCAACGACGACGACTCGGCGGCCGTGCTGCGCACGGTGGGCAAGGTCATCAAGATGTGGCGCGAGCGGGCCGCGCTCAAGCAGTCCGAACTGGGCACCGCGATCGGGTACAGCGAGGAACAGGTGTCGTCCGTGGAGCGCGGACGACGGGCGCCCAGAAGGCAGTTCCTCGAAGCGGCGGACCATGCGCTCGGGGCGGCCGGAATGATCGCCGGACTGGCGAAGGACGTGGAGGAGGCCAGGTACCCGAAGAAGGTGCGGGATCTGGCGAAGCTGGAGGGTGAGTCGGTAGAGATCTGTGCCTACGACAACTCGGTCGTCAACGGGCTGCTGCAGACCGAGGAGTACATGCACACCGTGTTCGGCTCACGGCGTCCCGCGTTCTCCGAGGAGGAGCTGGAGCAACGCGTGGCCGCCCGCCTGGCACGTCAGACGATCATCGATCGCGAGCACACGCTCCCGGCGTTCAGTTTCGTCCAGGACGAGGCGAGCCTGCTCCGACCGATCGGAGGCAGACTGGTACTGCGCCGACAGCTCGAACGACTGCTGGAGGTAGGGCAGTTGCGGAACGTGGAGATCCAGGTGATGCCACTGGACCGGGAGGACAACGCCGGCCTCGGCGGTCCCTTCCATCTACTGCGACTCAAAGAAGGCGCCACTGTGGGGCACAACGAGGTTCAGCTCATCAGCCGGCTGATCTCGGACCCCAGGGAGATCCAGATCCTGGAACTCCGCTATGGGATCATCCGAGCCCAGGCTCTTGCGCCCGGGGAGTCTCTGACCTTCATCGAGAAAGCGCTGAGGGAGACATGA
- a CDS encoding pyridoxal phosphate-dependent aminotransferase — MEFRQSSKLSEVCYEIRGPVIEHADALEAAGHSVLRLNTGNPALFGFEAPEEILQDMIRMLPQAHGYTDSRGVLSARRAVAQRYQERGLEVDVDDVFLGNGVSELVSMAVQALVEDGDEVLIPAPDFPLWTAVTTLAGGKAVHYLCDEQSDWYPDLADMASKITDRTRAVVIINPNNPTGAVYPKEVIEGILDLARRHGLMVFADEIYDQILYDDAVHHSAAALAPDLVVLTFCGLSKTYRVAGFRSGWLVVTGPKQHARSYLEGLTMLASMRLCANAPAQYAIQAALGGRQSIHELTAPGGRLREQRDRAWEKLNEIPGVSCVKPKGALYAFPRIDPEVHRIHDDERFVLDLLLREKIQVVQGTGFNWPRPDHFRILTLPYADDLDAAISRIGRFLSGYRQ; from the coding sequence ATGGAGTTCCGGCAGTCCAGCAAACTCAGCGAGGTCTGTTACGAGATCCGCGGCCCGGTGATCGAGCACGCCGACGCACTGGAGGCGGCGGGCCACAGCGTGCTGCGCCTCAACACCGGCAACCCCGCGCTCTTCGGCTTCGAGGCGCCGGAGGAGATCCTCCAGGACATGATCCGGATGCTGCCCCAGGCGCACGGGTACACCGACTCGCGCGGTGTCCTCTCCGCCCGCCGGGCCGTCGCCCAGCGCTACCAGGAGCGCGGCCTGGAGGTGGACGTGGACGACGTCTTCCTCGGCAACGGCGTCTCCGAACTCGTCTCGATGGCCGTGCAGGCCCTGGTGGAGGACGGCGACGAAGTCCTCATCCCCGCGCCGGACTTCCCGCTCTGGACGGCCGTCACCACGCTCGCCGGCGGCAAGGCCGTGCACTACCTCTGCGACGAACAGTCCGACTGGTACCCGGACCTGGCCGACATGGCGTCGAAGATCACCGACCGGACGCGCGCCGTCGTCATCATCAACCCGAACAACCCCACCGGCGCCGTCTATCCGAAGGAGGTCATCGAAGGCATCCTCGATCTCGCCCGCCGGCACGGCCTGATGGTCTTCGCGGACGAGATCTACGACCAGATCCTCTACGACGACGCGGTCCACCACTCGGCCGCGGCGCTCGCCCCCGACCTGGTGGTCCTGACCTTCTGCGGCCTGTCGAAGACGTACCGGGTGGCGGGCTTCCGGTCGGGCTGGCTGGTGGTGACGGGTCCCAAGCAGCACGCCCGCAGCTATCTGGAGGGCCTGACGATGCTCGCCTCCATGCGACTGTGCGCCAACGCGCCCGCGCAGTACGCCATCCAGGCCGCGCTCGGCGGTCGCCAGTCCATCCACGAACTGACGGCGCCGGGCGGCAGGCTGCGCGAACAGCGCGACCGGGCCTGGGAGAAGCTCAACGAGATCCCGGGCGTCTCCTGCGTCAAGCCGAAGGGCGCGCTGTACGCGTTCCCGCGCATCGACCCCGAGGTGCACCGGATCCACGACGACGAGCGGTTCGTCCTGGACCTGCTGCTGCGCGAGAAGATCCAGGTCGTCCAGGGCACCGGCTTCAACTGGCCGCGCCCCGACCACTTCCGCATCCTCACCCTCCCGTACGCCGACGACCTGGACGCGGCGATCAGCCGGATCGGCCGGTTCCTGAGCGGGTACCGGCAGTAG
- a CDS encoding IucA/IucC family protein yields the protein MPEAEAALAGELSAVRPDLSAPYETGLPGARAAVLTRLWRALAHEPMPWIARRERGREGLTLHLADGRRLHGPHADPYATSAYVTELRLDDRPYDRADHLMTVLAVPHAIDFAAELAHSAASLALSRAQPGPAGREPGASWEWEQQVVDGHPYHPNCRSRPGFSAAEQLAYGPEHRPVVELGLVAVDDCLVRGEWPKWLRDEDRVLIPVHPWQAAHVLDRSHQEGFSAHPLMSLRTLALPDGPHVKTALSARLTSSVRDISVYSIETSATLSAFAEEIAARTDGLLHVTRTLGAVSAHSPALAAVLRESPDLYARAGERVVPVAALAATGLPRSAGWTARFTRLALTVGLRLLDLGVALEAHGQNLLVVLDAAGEPVRLVYRDLADIRVSPLRLARHGIAAPAMSGRIVTDDETTLRRKLFGSLVAGALGATAGSSAVLRENLAGVVDDLPRTPDLAVLLGEPLPTKALTLMRLSPKTPGDIWARIPNPLTGRRS from the coding sequence ATGCCCGAGGCCGAAGCCGCGCTCGCCGGTGAACTGAGCGCCGTTCGTCCGGACCTGTCGGCGCCGTACGAGACCGGCCTCCCCGGCGCCCGGGCCGCCGTGCTGACGCGGCTGTGGCGGGCGCTGGCCCATGAGCCGATGCCGTGGATCGCGCGCCGCGAGCGGGGGCGCGAGGGTCTCACGCTGCACCTCGCCGACGGGCGGCGGCTGCACGGCCCGCACGCAGACCCGTACGCCACCAGCGCGTACGTCACCGAACTGCGGCTCGACGACCGGCCGTACGACCGTGCGGACCATCTGATGACGGTCCTGGCGGTCCCGCACGCGATCGATTTCGCGGCCGAACTCGCGCACAGCGCTGCCTCGTTGGCACTGTCCCGCGCGCAGCCCGGGCCGGCCGGCCGGGAACCCGGGGCGAGCTGGGAGTGGGAGCAGCAGGTGGTCGACGGGCATCCTTACCATCCCAACTGCCGCTCCCGTCCCGGGTTCTCGGCGGCCGAGCAGCTCGCGTACGGCCCGGAGCACCGGCCGGTCGTGGAGCTGGGGCTGGTCGCCGTGGACGACTGCCTGGTGCGCGGCGAGTGGCCCAAGTGGCTCCGGGACGAGGACCGGGTCCTGATCCCGGTGCACCCCTGGCAGGCGGCGCACGTACTGGACCGGAGCCACCAGGAGGGTTTCTCCGCCCATCCGTTGATGTCGCTGCGGACCCTGGCACTGCCGGACGGCCCGCATGTGAAGACGGCCCTGAGCGCCCGGCTCACGTCCTCCGTCCGGGACATCTCGGTCTACTCGATCGAGACATCGGCGACGCTCTCGGCGTTCGCGGAGGAGATCGCGGCCCGCACGGACGGTCTGCTGCACGTGACCCGCACACTTGGCGCCGTCTCGGCCCACTCCCCCGCGCTGGCGGCGGTGCTGCGCGAGTCCCCGGACCTGTACGCCCGTGCCGGCGAGCGCGTCGTCCCGGTGGCCGCCCTCGCGGCCACCGGGCTCCCCCGGTCCGCGGGATGGACGGCGCGGTTCACCCGTCTCGCGCTCACCGTCGGACTGCGCCTGCTCGACCTGGGGGTGGCCCTGGAGGCACACGGACAGAACCTCCTCGTCGTGCTGGACGCCGCGGGTGAACCGGTGCGGCTCGTCTACCGGGACCTGGCGGACATCCGCGTCAGCCCGCTCCGGCTGGCCCGGCACGGCATCGCGGCCCCCGCGATGTCCGGACGGATCGTCACGGACGACGAGACCACGCTGCGCCGGAAGCTGTTCGGCTCGCTGGTCGCCGGCGCTCTGGGGGCCACGGCGGGCTCCTCGGCCGTGCTGCGCGAGAACCTGGCGGGCGTGGTGGACGACCTGCCGCGCACGCCGGATCTCGCGGTGCTGCTCGGCGAGCCCCTGCCCACCAAGGCGTTGACCCTGATGAGGCTGTCCCCGAAGACCCCCGGGGACATCTGGGCGCGGATTCCGAACCCGCTCACCGGCCGTCGATCCTGA
- a CDS encoding nucleobase:cation symporter-2 family protein, giving the protein MAAGGLQHVAAMYAGVVAPPLIVGAAAGLSGGELTFLTGACLFTAGLATFLQTLGLWKIGARLPFVNGVTFAGVAPMTAIVASTKDKSDALPVIFGAVVVAGVLGFVAAPFFSKAVRFFPPVVTGSVITLIGVSLLPVAFGWAQGPDPAAHDYGSPTFLGLAATTLVIVLLLRRLTRGFVKQIAVLLGLVAGTVVAIPLGVTDFAPVADADVVGFPTPFHFGAPQFQLAAILSLCVVMVVSMTESTADMLALGEIVERPADERTIAAGLRADTLGSALSPLFNGFMCSAFAQNIGLVAMTRVRSRYVVATGGGFLVLMGLCPTAASLIAVVPRPVLGGAGVVLFGSVAASGIQTLVRAGLDKDNNVLIVAVSLAVGIIPITAPDFYHAFPQTARIVLDSGISTGCVTAVLLNLVFNHWGRRRDAGEVTHPMEAGEDLRAAPAR; this is encoded by the coding sequence ATGGCCGCCGGCGGTCTCCAGCACGTCGCCGCCATGTACGCGGGAGTCGTCGCCCCACCTCTGATCGTCGGCGCCGCCGCAGGACTCTCCGGCGGCGAACTGACCTTCCTCACCGGCGCGTGTCTCTTCACCGCGGGCCTCGCCACCTTCCTCCAGACGCTCGGCCTCTGGAAGATCGGCGCCCGGCTGCCGTTCGTCAACGGGGTCACCTTCGCCGGTGTCGCCCCCATGACCGCGATCGTCGCCTCCACCAAGGACAAGAGCGACGCGCTGCCCGTCATCTTCGGCGCGGTCGTCGTCGCGGGCGTCCTCGGCTTCGTCGCCGCTCCCTTCTTCAGCAAGGCGGTCCGCTTCTTCCCGCCCGTCGTCACCGGGTCCGTCATCACCCTCATCGGCGTCTCACTGCTGCCGGTCGCCTTCGGCTGGGCGCAGGGCCCCGACCCGGCGGCGCACGACTACGGGTCTCCGACCTTTCTGGGCCTCGCCGCCACGACGCTCGTGATCGTGCTGCTGCTGCGCCGCCTCACCCGCGGCTTCGTCAAGCAGATCGCCGTGCTGCTCGGCCTGGTCGCCGGCACAGTCGTCGCGATCCCTCTCGGCGTCACGGACTTCGCTCCCGTCGCCGACGCGGACGTGGTGGGCTTCCCGACCCCGTTCCACTTCGGCGCCCCGCAGTTCCAGCTCGCCGCGATCCTCTCGCTGTGCGTGGTCATGGTGGTCTCGATGACCGAATCGACCGCGGACATGCTGGCGTTGGGCGAGATCGTCGAGCGGCCGGCCGACGAGCGGACCATCGCGGCGGGCCTGCGGGCCGACACGCTCGGCTCCGCACTCAGCCCGCTCTTCAACGGCTTCATGTGCAGCGCCTTCGCCCAGAACATCGGCCTCGTCGCGATGACCCGCGTCCGCAGCCGGTACGTGGTCGCCACCGGCGGCGGCTTCCTGGTCCTGATGGGCCTGTGCCCGACGGCGGCCTCACTCATCGCGGTCGTACCGCGTCCGGTGCTCGGCGGCGCGGGTGTGGTCCTCTTCGGTTCGGTCGCCGCCAGCGGCATCCAGACCCTCGTACGGGCCGGCCTGGACAAGGACAACAACGTCCTGATCGTGGCCGTGTCGCTGGCCGTCGGCATCATCCCGATCACCGCGCCGGACTTCTACCACGCGTTTCCGCAGACCGCGCGGATCGTCCTGGACTCGGGGATCTCGACGGGGTGCGTGACCGCCGTGCTCCTCAACCTCGTCTTCAACCACTGGGGCCGACGGCGTGACGCGGGCGAGGTCACCCACCCCATGGAGGCCGGCGAGGACCTGAGGGCCGCCCCGGCCCGCTGA
- a CDS encoding winged helix-turn-helix transcriptional regulator — MSPRRSYDQYCSAARALDAVGDRWTLLIVRELLGGPRRYTDLHADLPGVSTDVLASRLRDMERDGLTTRRRLPPPGAVYVYELTDRGAELLPVLQALGEWGAPALGERGATDAVRAHWFALPLLRGLAGEGEGMVEVRLDEGEFHVRVGVSDGPVYGDGPAPQEPDVRLSLDAATCTAVSRGTSTVLEAVRAGRIGVTGEGTLAKALRGE; from the coding sequence ATGTCACCTCGCCGAAGCTACGACCAGTACTGTTCCGCGGCCCGCGCGCTCGACGCCGTCGGTGACCGCTGGACCCTCCTGATCGTCCGCGAGCTGCTCGGCGGCCCGCGCCGCTACACCGACCTGCACGCCGATCTGCCCGGCGTGAGCACGGACGTCCTCGCCTCCCGGCTCAGGGACATGGAGCGCGACGGCCTGACGACCCGGCGCCGGCTGCCGCCGCCCGGCGCCGTGTACGTCTACGAACTCACCGACCGGGGAGCGGAGTTGCTTCCGGTCCTCCAGGCGCTCGGCGAATGGGGCGCGCCCGCTCTCGGCGAGCGCGGGGCCACCGACGCCGTACGGGCGCACTGGTTCGCGCTGCCGCTGCTGCGCGGTCTGGCGGGGGAGGGTGAGGGGATGGTCGAAGTCCGGCTGGACGAGGGCGAGTTCCACGTACGGGTGGGCGTATCGGACGGCCCGGTCTACGGGGACGGACCCGCCCCTCAGGAGCCGGACGTCCGGCTGTCGCTGGACGCCGCGACCTGTACGGCGGTGAGCCGCGGGACCTCGACCGTGCTGGAGGCGGTGCGTGCGGGCCGTATCGGCGTGACGGGGGAGGGCACCCTCGCCAAGGCGTTGCGCGGGGAGTGA
- a CDS encoding IucA/IucC family protein: MPPRLPPLAGSDGEGEDAADAYAAAPLLNCLLREVAEPAGDPGTFRLRASGRLMRVRGARRPTAPEVYVDGTWRRLDHTALVELTAEELRRVTGLSNSELPAEMTDSRDTVAALLAARSAATPPDDPYVRSEQSLITGHPYHPAPKTRGGGPTAGWLPYAPEAYARFPLELLGVREDAVAEEGDTTPLDVFGQAPAGYRLLPAHPWQLDLVGSRPAIRAAFADGRLVRLGRTARPLWPTAAVRTLYAAEDDLFVKFSLDVRITNDIRRLWRHDLLKLRRTDAATAAAFTAMSAPADHPADHATDRPGGASAAWLSDRGYRTADFAFEELAVLVRDGLREHTAPGTTPLLAAALVEGFEGSPLDGLGDPSAWWTAYLRHVVPPVLEAFARHGVVVEAHLQNTLVAVDAHGTPVQALFRDAEGVKLLTDVDRAAGWERLVYCLIVNNVTELAALLAERHPGWDPWPAVRAELAGHGLPGITDAITALLTAPTLPGKTNLLLRWTGADGADARYLPLANPLARA, translated from the coding sequence ATGCCGCCCAGACTGCCTCCGCTCGCCGGGAGCGACGGAGAAGGTGAAGACGCCGCCGACGCGTACGCCGCGGCGCCGCTGCTCAATTGTCTGCTGCGGGAGGTGGCGGAACCCGCCGGGGACCCCGGTACGTTCCGGCTCCGGGCCAGCGGCCGGCTGATGCGTGTACGGGGCGCACGACGGCCCACCGCCCCCGAGGTGTACGTCGACGGCACCTGGCGGCGGCTCGACCACACCGCGCTGGTCGAACTCACGGCCGAGGAACTGCGCCGGGTCACCGGGCTGTCCAACTCCGAGCTGCCCGCGGAGATGACCGACAGCCGTGACACGGTGGCCGCGCTGCTCGCCGCGCGCTCCGCCGCGACGCCGCCGGACGACCCGTACGTGCGGTCCGAGCAGTCCCTGATCACCGGGCATCCCTACCATCCGGCGCCCAAAACACGCGGGGGCGGCCCCACCGCGGGCTGGCTGCCGTACGCGCCCGAGGCGTACGCCCGCTTCCCGCTGGAACTCCTCGGCGTCCGCGAGGACGCGGTCGCCGAGGAGGGCGACACGACGCCGCTCGACGTCTTCGGACAGGCGCCGGCCGGCTACCGGCTGCTGCCGGCCCACCCCTGGCAGCTCGACCTCGTCGGCTCCCGTCCGGCGATCCGGGCCGCCTTCGCGGACGGCCGGCTGGTGCGCCTCGGCCGCACGGCCCGCCCGCTGTGGCCGACGGCCGCCGTCCGCACGCTGTACGCCGCCGAGGACGACCTCTTCGTCAAGTTCAGTCTCGACGTGCGCATCACCAACGACATCCGCCGGCTGTGGCGGCACGACCTGCTGAAGCTGCGCCGCACGGACGCGGCGACGGCAGCCGCCTTCACCGCCATGAGCGCACCGGCGGACCACCCGGCGGACCACGCCACGGACCGCCCGGGGGGCGCCTCCGCGGCCTGGCTGAGCGACCGCGGCTACCGCACCGCCGACTTCGCCTTCGAGGAGCTCGCCGTCCTCGTCCGTGACGGGCTGCGCGAGCACACCGCGCCGGGCACCACACCGCTGCTCGCGGCCGCCCTCGTGGAGGGCTTCGAGGGCAGCCCCCTCGACGGCCTCGGAGATCCGTCCGCCTGGTGGACGGCGTATCTGCGCCACGTCGTACCGCCGGTGCTGGAGGCGTTCGCGCGGCACGGAGTGGTCGTGGAGGCGCACCTGCAGAACACCCTGGTCGCCGTGGACGCCCACGGCACGCCCGTCCAGGCGCTGTTCCGGGACGCGGAGGGCGTGAAACTCCTGACGGACGTGGACCGGGCCGCCGGGTGGGAGCGGCTGGTGTACTGCCTGATCGTCAACAACGTGACCGAACTGGCGGCCCTGCTCGCGGAGCGGCACCCGGGCTGGGACCCCTGGCCCGCCGTACGGGCCGAACTGGCCGGGCACGGCCTGCCCGGGATCACGGACGCGATCACCGCCCTGCTCACCGCCCCGACCCTCCCCGGCAAGACGAACCTGCTGCTCCGCTGGACCGGCGCGGACGGCGCCGACGCCCGCTACCTGCCGCTGGCCAACCCACTGGCCCGCGCCTGA
- a CDS encoding histidine phosphatase family protein, which yields MGDLLLVRHGETEWSLSGRHTGSTDIPLTEHGREQARRLAPLIASYHLSTAFVSPMQRARETARLAGVEGARVDADLCEWDYGGYEGVTTVEIHRTRPDWFLFDDGVAPGPTEHPGESPDQVGARAERMLAKIDAALAEAQGSVAVFSHGHFLRVLTARRLGLPAEAGALFQLATGTVSRLSTEHRRHVVAGWNVRPSS from the coding sequence ATGGGCGACCTCCTTCTCGTGCGGCACGGCGAGACCGAGTGGTCCTTGTCCGGGCGGCACACCGGATCGACCGACATCCCGCTGACCGAGCACGGCCGCGAGCAGGCGCGGCGGCTGGCCCCGCTGATCGCCTCGTACCACCTCTCCACGGCGTTCGTGAGCCCGATGCAGCGGGCGCGGGAGACCGCGCGGCTGGCCGGGGTCGAGGGCGCGCGGGTCGACGCGGATCTGTGCGAGTGGGACTACGGCGGGTACGAAGGGGTCACGACCGTGGAGATCCACCGGACCCGCCCCGACTGGTTCCTCTTCGACGACGGCGTGGCACCCGGCCCGACGGAGCACCCCGGGGAGAGCCCCGACCAGGTCGGAGCGCGCGCGGAACGGATGCTGGCCAAGATCGACGCGGCTCTCGCCGAGGCGCAGGGCAGCGTCGCCGTCTTCTCCCACGGACACTTCCTGCGCGTGCTGACGGCCCGCCGGCTGGGGCTGCCGGCCGAGGCCGGCGCGCTGTTCCAGCTGGCCACCGGGACCGTGAGCCGGCTGAGCACCGAGCACCGGCGGCATGTGGTGGCCGGCTGGAATGTCAGACCCTCCTCGTAG
- a CDS encoding VWA domain-containing protein, whose translation MITRQRLAAGVCALLAALTAGIAFPAGAVADETAAQAAPKVELVLDVSGSMRANDIDGGSRMAAAKQAFNEVLDATPEEVQLGIRTLGANYRGNDRKTGCKDTAQLYPVGTLDRTEAKAAVATLTPTGWTPIGPALLKAAADLDGGDGTRRIVLISDGEDTCQPLDPCEVAREIAAKGVGLTIDTLGLVPDAKTRDQLSCIADATGGTYTSVQHKEELTDRVGQLVDRAADPVATPVAVEGAAACTEAPALKSGLYTDREEFAQHRWYRVDVEPGKELRASVSVAADRTVNPDYGVLLRAVTVHGREIVRGEAAGNGRTDVISTGLRYPKAESDDEDAPAETVCLQVSNSFSAASGVKTTPGMPLELTVDVVDGPDQASDVASFGLGRGWWLLGALVVIGFLAGVLWGWISRLRIAVWRTN comes from the coding sequence ATGATCACAAGACAACGGCTGGCGGCGGGAGTCTGCGCCCTGCTCGCCGCCCTGACGGCCGGGATCGCCTTCCCGGCCGGAGCGGTCGCCGACGAAACGGCGGCGCAGGCCGCCCCCAAGGTCGAACTGGTGCTGGACGTCAGCGGTTCGATGCGGGCGAACGACATCGACGGCGGATCACGGATGGCCGCCGCGAAGCAGGCGTTCAACGAGGTGCTCGACGCGACCCCCGAGGAGGTCCAGCTCGGCATACGCACCCTCGGCGCCAACTACCGCGGGAACGACCGCAAGACGGGCTGCAAGGACACCGCCCAGCTGTACCCGGTGGGGACACTGGACCGCACGGAGGCGAAGGCCGCCGTCGCGACCCTGACACCCACCGGCTGGACACCGATCGGCCCGGCGCTGCTCAAGGCCGCCGCCGACCTCGACGGCGGCGACGGCACCCGGCGCATCGTCCTCATCAGTGACGGCGAGGACACCTGCCAGCCGCTCGACCCCTGCGAGGTGGCCCGGGAGATCGCCGCCAAGGGGGTCGGTCTCACCATCGACACCCTCGGGCTGGTGCCCGACGCCAAGACCCGCGACCAGCTCAGCTGTATCGCGGACGCGACCGGGGGCACCTACACCTCGGTCCAGCACAAGGAAGAACTCACCGACCGTGTCGGTCAGTTGGTGGACCGCGCGGCCGATCCGGTGGCGACTCCGGTCGCCGTCGAGGGCGCCGCCGCCTGCACCGAGGCCCCGGCGCTGAAGTCCGGGCTCTACACCGACCGTGAGGAGTTCGCGCAGCACCGCTGGTACCGGGTGGACGTCGAGCCGGGCAAGGAACTGCGCGCCTCGGTGAGCGTCGCGGCCGACCGTACCGTCAACCCCGACTACGGGGTGCTGCTGCGCGCCGTCACGGTGCACGGACGGGAGATCGTCCGGGGCGAGGCGGCGGGCAACGGCCGTACCGACGTCATCTCCACCGGTCTGCGCTATCCGAAGGCGGAGAGCGACGACGAGGACGCCCCGGCCGAGACCGTGTGCCTCCAGGTGTCCAACTCCTTCTCGGCGGCGAGCGGTGTGAAGACCACGCCGGGCATGCCGCTGGAGCTGACGGTCGACGTCGTCGACGGACCGGACCAGGCGAGCGACGTGGCCTCCTTCGGCCTCGGGCGCGGCTGGTGGCTGCTCGGCGCCCTCGTGGTCATCGGCTTCCTGGCGGGTGTGCTGTGGGGCTGGATCTCGCGCCTGCGGATCGCGGTCTGGAGGACCAACTGA
- a CDS encoding DUF397 domain-containing protein: MTTSSSALEWFKSSHSTDDGPACVEVATTPGAVHIRDSKNTPGPRLAFTPDHWTAFVTFAATSSPS, from the coding sequence ATGACCACAAGCAGCTCCGCCCTGGAATGGTTCAAGAGCAGCCACAGCACCGACGACGGTCCCGCCTGCGTCGAAGTCGCGACCACGCCCGGCGCTGTCCACATACGCGACTCGAAGAACACCCCCGGCCCCCGCCTCGCCTTCACCCCGGACCACTGGACCGCCTTCGTCACCTTCGCCGCCACCTCGTCACCCTCCTGA
- a CDS encoding chitosanase codes for MHTPHIHTSRRTLLALIGASLVAVPVLAAQSASGAAAVGLDDPAKKEIAMKLVSSAENSSLDWKAQYKYIEDIGDGRGYTAGIIGFCSGTGDMLDLVELYTQRKPGNVLAKYLPALRDVDGSDSHQGLDPGFPADWRKAAQDTAFQQAQNDERDRVYFNPAVQRGKADGIGVLGQFTYYDAIVMHGDGTDSTSFSNIRKRALAKAKTPAQGGDEVTYLNAFLDARVWAMKQEEAHSDTTRVDTEQRVFVKNRNLNLNTPLDWKVYGDSYHIG; via the coding sequence GTGCACACCCCCCACATCCACACCTCACGACGCACTCTGCTCGCTCTGATCGGAGCCTCGCTGGTGGCGGTCCCGGTCCTCGCGGCCCAGTCCGCGAGCGGCGCCGCGGCCGTCGGCCTGGACGACCCGGCGAAGAAGGAGATCGCCATGAAGCTGGTCTCCAGCGCGGAGAACTCCTCGCTGGACTGGAAGGCGCAGTACAAGTACATCGAGGACATCGGCGACGGACGCGGCTACACGGCCGGGATCATCGGCTTCTGTTCCGGCACCGGTGACATGCTCGACCTCGTCGAGCTGTACACGCAGCGCAAGCCCGGCAACGTCCTCGCCAAGTACCTGCCCGCGCTGCGCGACGTGGACGGCAGCGACTCGCACCAGGGCCTGGACCCCGGTTTCCCGGCCGACTGGCGCAAGGCCGCCCAGGACACCGCGTTCCAGCAGGCCCAGAACGACGAGCGCGACCGTGTCTACTTCAACCCGGCGGTCCAGCGGGGCAAGGCCGACGGCATCGGTGTGCTCGGCCAGTTCACCTACTACGACGCCATCGTCATGCACGGCGACGGCACGGACAGCACCAGCTTCAGCAACATCCGCAAGCGGGCGCTGGCCAAGGCGAAGACCCCGGCCCAGGGCGGCGACGAGGTGACCTACCTCAACGCCTTCCTCGACGCCCGGGTCTGGGCGATGAAGCAGGAGGAGGCGCACTCCGACACCACCCGGGTCGACACCGAGCAGCGGGTGTTCGTCAAGAACCGGAACCTCAACCTGAACACACCGCTGGACTGGAAGGTGTACGGGGACAGTTACCACATCGGCTGA